From a single Lewinella sp. LCG006 genomic region:
- a CDS encoding family 43 glycosylhydrolase yields the protein MMKSSCDKIMYFFLAVMLMGALACKKDDDVVVVGPGPTPTPVDTTTLDDGPVDFSKLNDTYGEIASPSMTSQWAHYNVHDPAYLVEDDFVYAYSTDVAFGNEIRPGLQIRRSINLVEWEFVGWVFPGLPTRGANFIRQNGGEPFEGLWAPYIVKVGAEYRLYYSLSSPTPRLSVIGLATATNPRGPFREEGLVVTSLANNSVQTNAIDPTVIIADDGTHWMYYGSAWDGIYKLELDAETGLAKRNDEKGVRVAQRGFTGNSINGNIEGPEIIYNPQFNKYYLFIAYDWLATKYNVRVGRSDSPTGPFFDMAGNNMNEAVDDLPMILAPYRFAGHGGWQGVSHPGVFERDGDFYIGHQGRPGVNQFYMVMHLRQLFWTPDGWPLVSCQRYATEEESAVAEAELIGEWEQIIMDYQVVPGYADEQVSPNFNDSDIITLEEGGTISGGLGGSWSYTQPWLTINQGGRTQQLRVERGRDWENEEASTILFTGLDDQHVAVWGKKLP from the coding sequence ATGATGAAATCTAGTTGCGATAAGATAATGTACTTCTTTTTGGCGGTGATGCTGATGGGAGCCCTTGCTTGTAAAAAAGATGATGACGTCGTGGTCGTTGGGCCCGGCCCTACGCCAACGCCGGTAGATACCACCACGCTTGATGATGGCCCGGTGGATTTTTCCAAGTTGAATGATACCTACGGAGAGATTGCATCCCCTAGTATGACCAGCCAGTGGGCGCATTACAATGTGCACGACCCCGCTTATTTGGTAGAAGATGATTTTGTTTACGCCTACAGCACCGACGTTGCGTTTGGTAACGAAATTCGGCCTGGCCTCCAGATTCGCAGGAGTATCAATCTGGTAGAATGGGAGTTTGTGGGCTGGGTTTTTCCAGGTTTACCCACAAGAGGTGCCAACTTTATCCGTCAAAACGGCGGGGAACCCTTCGAAGGCCTGTGGGCACCTTATATAGTCAAAGTAGGAGCTGAATACAGGTTGTATTATTCTTTGTCCTCTCCAACGCCGCGTCTGAGTGTCATTGGTCTGGCGACGGCCACCAATCCGCGTGGTCCTTTCCGGGAGGAGGGGCTGGTCGTGACCTCGCTAGCCAACAATAGCGTACAGACCAACGCCATAGATCCTACGGTAATCATTGCCGACGATGGCACCCACTGGATGTATTACGGCTCCGCCTGGGACGGTATCTATAAGCTGGAGCTTGACGCGGAGACCGGGTTGGCCAAAAGAAACGACGAGAAAGGAGTAAGAGTTGCCCAGCGAGGGTTTACGGGAAACAGCATCAACGGGAATATCGAAGGGCCAGAAATTATCTACAATCCCCAGTTCAATAAGTACTACCTCTTCATCGCTTACGATTGGCTAGCAACCAAATACAATGTCAGGGTAGGGCGATCAGATAGCCCTACGGGGCCTTTCTTTGACATGGCGGGCAACAACATGAACGAAGCGGTCGATGATCTGCCCATGATCCTGGCGCCTTACCGTTTTGCGGGGCATGGTGGCTGGCAGGGGGTGTCGCATCCCGGGGTATTTGAAAGAGATGGTGATTTTTATATCGGTCATCAAGGCCGCCCTGGCGTCAATCAGTTTTATATGGTGATGCACCTGCGGCAGTTGTTCTGGACGCCAGATGGATGGCCATTGGTAAGCTGTCAACGGTATGCCACCGAAGAAGAGTCAGCCGTTGCCGAAGCTGAACTCATCGGTGAATGGGAGCAAATCATCATGGACTATCAAGTCGTACCAGGATATGCAGATGAGCAGGTCTCTCCAAATTTCAACGATTCAGACATAATTACCCTGGAGGAAGGAGGCACGATTTCGGGCGGCTTAGGTGGTAGTTGGTCTTACACTCAACCCTGGCTGACCATCAATCAGGGCGGTCGCACCCAACAACTTAGGGTGGAAAGAGGCCGCGATTGGGAAAACGAGGAGGCCAGTACCATTCTGTTCACGGGGCTTGATGATCAGCACGTTGCCGTATGGGGTAAAAAGCTTCCATAA
- a CDS encoding arabinan endo-1,5-alpha-L-arabinosidase translates to MAYAQTTDIRVHDPVVIQEAGTYHLFCTGRGIAHFTSSDLENWSEAAPVFTEKPSWTDEVVPDFRNHIWAPDIIFRNGQYYLYYSISAFGKNTSAIGVVTNKTLNEKSADFGWVDHGIVIQSHPNRDLWNAIDPNIVFDEKGTPWMSFGSFWNGLKLVKLDDSLLSIAQPQEWHTIARRERSFELSDTNPGDAALEAPFIFQKDGWYYLFLSWDLCCRGEDSTYKVVVGRSRSVEGPYFDRDQKNLFHGGGSLVVKGNENWYGAGHCSVYTFGEEDYLFLHAYDAKDEGRSKLKVRTIRWSADGWPFVEPLK, encoded by the coding sequence ATGGCCTATGCGCAAACAACGGATATTAGGGTACATGACCCCGTAGTCATTCAGGAGGCAGGCACCTACCATCTGTTTTGCACAGGCAGAGGTATTGCCCATTTTACTTCTTCCGATCTGGAAAACTGGTCAGAGGCTGCTCCTGTATTTACAGAAAAACCCAGCTGGACTGACGAGGTCGTACCCGACTTTCGGAACCACATCTGGGCACCGGATATCATCTTCCGCAACGGACAATACTATCTGTATTACTCCATTTCTGCTTTTGGCAAAAACACCTCGGCCATCGGTGTGGTGACCAACAAAACCCTCAACGAGAAGAGCGCTGACTTCGGGTGGGTAGACCACGGAATCGTTATCCAGTCGCATCCCAATCGCGATTTGTGGAATGCCATTGACCCCAATATTGTCTTTGACGAAAAGGGAACACCCTGGATGTCGTTCGGCTCCTTTTGGAATGGTCTCAAGCTGGTGAAATTGGATGATTCCCTCTTGAGTATCGCCCAGCCTCAGGAGTGGCACACCATTGCTCGCCGTGAACGCAGCTTTGAGCTGAGCGATACCAATCCTGGTGATGCTGCGCTGGAAGCTCCTTTTATCTTCCAGAAAGACGGCTGGTATTACCTGTTTCTCTCCTGGGACTTGTGTTGCCGTGGGGAAGACAGCACTTATAAGGTGGTGGTCGGGCGATCACGTTCGGTAGAGGGGCCTTATTTTGATCGGGATCAGAAAAACCTCTTCCACGGCGGCGGTAGCCTGGTTGTCAAGGGCAACGAGAACTGGTATGGTGCGGGCCATTGCAGTGTTTACACTTTTGGGGAAGAAGACTACCTCTTTTTGCATGCTTATGATGCCAAAGACGAGGGGCGCTCCAAGTTGAAAGTCAGAACGATCCGTTGGAGTGCCGATGGTTGGCCATTCGTAGAACCTTTGAAATAA
- a CDS encoding VCBS repeat-containing protein, with amino-acid sequence MISRNTYPLFWLLALSTLCQCQRQASGADADTLFQLMDASATGVDFQNTITPDEVFNLLDFEYLYNGGGVGVADFDNNGLPDLVFTGNMVASKIYLNQGKLQFKDITEAAGFTTAGKWCTGVAIVDINRDGYDDIYLSVGGPGKQSIYPNLLFLNQGDLTFREAAADYGLADPNESNQAVFFDYDQDGDLDMYLLNGGGFEKSAVTIRPIITDGSSRNTDKLYQNNFDETLGHPVFMDVSKEAGIRFEGFGLGVGIIDVNDDQWPDIYVSNDYLSRDYLYVNQQDGTFSEEAMAYFDHLSHFSMGNDIGDINNDGLPDIMTLDMLPESHQRRKLMFGPNQYDKFYQAVDYGYGYQYMRNMLQVGQQDHRFSEIGQLAGLDRTDWSWCPLMADFDNDGWQDLYITNGYGKDITDLDFVKFRKDAVSRYTSQEEVRKKMIASLDDLPSITLPNYLYRNQGNSRFENKGTAWGISQSSISNGAAYADLDQDGDLELITNNIDQKVFIYKNTLVETDSSKARFLAVKLNGSSNSKGVGARVSVRVGTEKQLRYQQPVRGFQSSVTEVLHFGVGEHTTIDEVEVTWPSGKSTLLKAVAANQCIVINEADAETKENQPVVDAASLLAKIDKINYIHQEPAPGNYFQVQPLLLHGFTHQGPGLAVGDVNNDGHDDLFIGGPYGQPAHLYLQTAQATFVTQVFPTENYEDLGALFFDVDEDGDLDLYVVSGGSERYQGHQYYQDRIYLNDGKGNFTLNEAALPEMLTSTATVVGGDYDQDGDVDLFVGGRVVPGSYPLSPPSYLLENRAGKFMDVTEQVCPALTSVGMVTAAVWTDFNNDHQQDLIVVGEMMNISLFENQAGRLKNISAQAGLAHATGLWNSIAPGDFDNDGDTDYVLGNIGSNLPFTISSEHPLSLHFADFDQNGTIDPIYSSFEEGDYHPLPSLDLLTAQLPLLKKKFLHYRDYAASTTESILALLGTSSMETLYCENGVSILLENQGGKHFVMHSLPLMAQVAPTKGIVTEDFNQDGRLDIMLVGNDYNTEVVNGNYDASRGTVLLNTGQLKFTTLTAKASGVNTHGDTRSAVKLALSNDQQLLILVSKNSGALENYLLESKSDQPWYNFRPGEVSATISTSNGATIKLECPIGSGYLSQQTRKFWLPPNTNKVSFWNSQGGLTREMEVNLPKENI; translated from the coding sequence ATGATTTCCAGAAATACATATCCGCTGTTTTGGTTGCTGGCACTTTCAACGCTGTGCCAATGCCAGCGTCAGGCATCCGGTGCTGATGCGGATACGCTATTTCAATTAATGGATGCTTCAGCGACGGGCGTTGATTTTCAAAATACCATTACTCCCGACGAGGTATTCAATCTCCTGGATTTTGAATATCTCTACAATGGCGGCGGCGTAGGCGTCGCGGATTTTGATAACAATGGGTTGCCTGATCTGGTCTTTACTGGAAATATGGTGGCTAGCAAAATCTACCTCAACCAAGGTAAACTACAATTCAAAGATATTACCGAGGCAGCCGGCTTCACTACCGCAGGAAAATGGTGTACCGGTGTGGCAATCGTTGATATCAATAGGGATGGATATGATGATATCTACCTATCCGTAGGCGGCCCGGGCAAGCAAAGTATTTACCCCAATTTACTTTTCCTCAACCAAGGAGACCTCACCTTTAGGGAAGCTGCTGCTGATTATGGCTTGGCTGACCCCAATGAGTCCAACCAAGCCGTTTTCTTCGATTATGACCAAGACGGTGATTTAGACATGTACCTGCTCAACGGTGGGGGCTTTGAAAAATCGGCGGTGACTATCCGACCCATCATCACCGACGGGTCGAGCCGCAATACCGACAAACTCTATCAGAATAATTTTGATGAAACCCTGGGCCATCCCGTCTTTATGGATGTCTCCAAGGAAGCAGGCATCCGCTTTGAGGGCTTCGGATTAGGCGTGGGGATCATTGATGTGAATGATGACCAGTGGCCGGACATCTACGTTTCCAATGATTACTTATCACGTGACTATTTGTACGTCAATCAGCAAGATGGTACCTTCAGCGAGGAAGCGATGGCGTACTTCGATCACCTGAGCCACTTTTCGATGGGCAATGATATCGGTGATATAAATAATGATGGCCTGCCAGATATCATGACGCTGGACATGTTGCCCGAAAGCCATCAACGCCGCAAGTTGATGTTTGGTCCCAACCAATACGATAAGTTTTATCAGGCCGTCGACTATGGATATGGTTACCAATATATGCGCAACATGCTTCAGGTGGGGCAGCAAGATCACCGCTTTAGCGAAATTGGCCAATTGGCTGGCCTGGATCGTACCGACTGGAGCTGGTGCCCTTTGATGGCCGATTTCGATAATGATGGTTGGCAAGACCTTTATATTACCAATGGCTATGGCAAGGACATCACCGATCTCGATTTCGTGAAGTTTCGTAAAGATGCCGTTTCTCGGTACACGAGCCAGGAAGAAGTTCGCAAGAAAATGATCGCTAGCCTTGATGATCTCCCTTCTATCACACTACCCAACTACCTCTACCGAAACCAGGGAAATAGTCGTTTCGAAAACAAAGGCACAGCGTGGGGCATCAGCCAGTCGTCTATTTCTAATGGCGCCGCTTACGCAGACCTCGACCAGGATGGTGACCTGGAGTTGATCACGAACAACATCGATCAGAAGGTTTTTATCTACAAAAATACCCTCGTAGAAACCGACTCCTCCAAAGCCCGTTTTTTAGCGGTTAAACTCAACGGAAGCAGCAATTCCAAGGGAGTAGGAGCAAGGGTAAGTGTGCGGGTAGGAACTGAAAAACAACTCCGCTACCAGCAGCCCGTTCGCGGCTTTCAGAGTTCTGTGACGGAGGTGCTCCACTTCGGGGTAGGCGAGCACACAACAATTGATGAGGTGGAAGTGACCTGGCCCAGCGGCAAAAGCACCTTGTTGAAAGCTGTCGCCGCTAATCAATGTATTGTTATCAACGAAGCGGATGCGGAAACAAAGGAAAATCAGCCGGTTGTTGATGCTGCTAGCTTATTAGCTAAAATTGACAAGATCAACTATATTCATCAAGAGCCTGCTCCCGGTAATTATTTTCAGGTTCAACCCTTGCTCTTACACGGTTTTACCCATCAAGGGCCTGGCTTAGCGGTTGGTGATGTCAATAACGATGGGCACGACGACTTATTTATCGGCGGGCCTTATGGGCAACCAGCTCACCTGTATCTACAAACAGCCCAGGCTACGTTTGTAACGCAAGTCTTTCCTACTGAAAATTACGAAGACTTAGGGGCCTTGTTCTTTGACGTAGATGAGGATGGTGACTTAGACCTATATGTGGTCAGTGGCGGCTCCGAAAGGTACCAGGGACACCAGTATTACCAAGACCGAATTTATCTAAACGACGGAAAGGGCAACTTTACGCTCAATGAAGCGGCACTTCCCGAGATGTTAACGAGCACGGCCACCGTCGTAGGCGGCGATTATGACCAAGACGGAGATGTGGATCTCTTTGTCGGAGGCCGTGTCGTACCTGGCAGCTACCCACTGAGCCCACCAAGCTATTTGCTGGAAAACCGAGCGGGAAAATTCATGGATGTTACGGAGCAAGTTTGTCCAGCCTTAACATCAGTGGGGATGGTGACGGCTGCCGTTTGGACGGATTTCAACAATGACCATCAGCAAGACTTGATTGTCGTAGGAGAGATGATGAATATTTCGCTCTTTGAAAACCAGGCTGGGCGATTGAAAAACATTTCCGCACAGGCGGGACTGGCCCATGCTACTGGCCTGTGGAACAGCATTGCGCCAGGAGATTTTGACAATGACGGCGACACGGATTATGTTTTGGGGAATATTGGCAGCAATCTTCCGTTCACCATCAGTTCGGAGCATCCTTTGTCCCTTCATTTTGCTGATTTTGACCAAAACGGCACCATCGACCCTATTTATTCTTCCTTTGAAGAAGGAGATTACCACCCTCTGCCATCCTTGGATTTGCTGACGGCACAACTGCCGTTGCTGAAAAAGAAATTCCTTCATTACCGCGATTACGCCGCCTCTACCACCGAATCGATATTGGCCCTTTTGGGAACCTCCTCCATGGAGACACTCTACTGCGAAAACGGGGTTTCCATCCTTTTGGAAAATCAGGGAGGGAAACATTTTGTTATGCACAGCTTACCCCTTATGGCCCAGGTAGCACCGACGAAAGGAATTGTCACGGAAGACTTCAATCAAGATGGCCGCTTAGATATTATGCTGGTGGGCAATGATTACAATACAGAAGTCGTCAATGGGAATTATGATGCCTCGCGGGGTACCGTTCTGCTCAATACCGGACAACTCAAGTTTACCACTCTTACGGCAAAAGCATCGGGGGTAAATACCCACGGAGACACGCGCTCGGCCGTGAAGTTGGCCCTCTCGAATGATCAACAACTGTTGATTTTGGTGAGTAAAAATAGTGGTGCCCTCGAAAATTACCTGCTGGAAAGTAAATCGGATCAACCGTGGTACAATTTCCGTCCTGGAGAGGTGAGTGCGACCATCTCGACTTCAAACGGAGCGACGATTAAACTGGAATGCCCCATCGGGAGTGGCTATCTGTCTCAGCAGACGCGAAAATTTTGGCTGCCGCCGAATACGAACAAGGTGTCCTTTTGGAACAGCCAGGGAGGGCTTACCCGCGAGATGGAGGTGAATCTACCAAAAGAAAATATTTAA
- a CDS encoding glycoside hydrolase family 43 protein, producing MKYPFPLVGCLVLLSSWACTTPPESAPAAEEPPPAEVAEAAFNNPIIKEVYTADPAALVHDDTVWLYTGHDEAELDFNFYKMKEWLVFSSVNMVDWQSYPVPLQVSDFSWAMSDAWAAQVIERNGKFYWYVSVEHATITGKAIGVAVADSPRGPFKDARGTALVTNDMTTATDIRWDDIDPTVFIDHDGQAYLFWGNTKCYYAPLKENMTELAGEIKVVEGLEEFTEAPWIHQRGDWYYLSYAQQFPEKTAYAMSKSIHGPWEYKGILNELAGNCNTNHQAIIEYQGVPYFIYHTGGIQPHGGSFRRSVCIDRLYYNPDETLRRVVMTSEGIGNQEL from the coding sequence ATGAAGTACCCATTTCCTTTGGTAGGGTGCTTGGTATTGTTGTCCTCCTGGGCCTGTACCACGCCTCCTGAATCCGCGCCCGCAGCGGAAGAACCTCCGCCTGCTGAGGTAGCCGAGGCCGCGTTTAACAATCCGATTATCAAGGAGGTGTACACCGCTGACCCTGCTGCACTGGTACACGATGATACGGTCTGGCTTTACACCGGGCATGATGAGGCCGAACTCGATTTTAATTTTTATAAAATGAAGGAATGGCTGGTCTTTTCCTCCGTCAATATGGTGGATTGGCAGAGCTATCCTGTGCCATTACAGGTCAGTGATTTTTCGTGGGCAATGTCAGATGCCTGGGCCGCGCAGGTCATTGAAAGAAACGGTAAGTTTTACTGGTACGTGTCGGTAGAACACGCCACCATTACCGGCAAGGCCATCGGTGTAGCAGTGGCCGACAGTCCTCGTGGCCCCTTCAAGGATGCTCGCGGCACGGCATTGGTGACCAATGATATGACGACGGCAACCGACATTCGTTGGGATGATATCGACCCTACCGTTTTTATTGATCACGACGGGCAGGCTTATCTCTTCTGGGGGAATACCAAGTGTTATTATGCCCCCCTGAAAGAAAACATGACCGAGCTGGCCGGGGAAATAAAAGTGGTAGAAGGCCTGGAGGAATTTACCGAAGCTCCCTGGATTCATCAGCGGGGCGACTGGTATTACCTCTCTTACGCCCAGCAGTTTCCGGAAAAAACGGCTTACGCCATGTCGAAATCTATTCATGGTCCCTGGGAGTACAAGGGAATCTTGAACGAACTGGCCGGCAATTGTAACACCAACCATCAGGCCATCATTGAGTACCAGGGCGTACCCTATTTTATTTACCACACAGGAGGCATTCAGCCACACGGTGGCAGTTTCCGCCGCTCGGTTTGTATTGATCGCCTTTACTACAATCCCGATGAGACCCTGCGCCGCGTAGTGATGACATCTGAGGGCATTGGAAACCAGGAATTATGA
- a CDS encoding alpha-N-arabinofuranosidase: MRSYLIGVLLVVCFGATSVAAQKVAIRVAPQTDAPQISRHIYGHFAEHLGRCIYGGFYVGEDSEIPNTAGVRNDVVTALKELQIPNLRWPGGCFADTYHWKDGIGPKEDRPSILNIWWGNVKEDNSFGTHEFLNMCELLGTEPYLSANVGSGTPQEFTDWIKYTNHPAGSSPMPDLREENGREEPWKVKFWGVGNEAWGCGGNMRPEYYADLYRRFATFATDWNNSDGLVRIASGASSSDYNWTEVLMKNIPHQLIEAIALHHYSVIDWGNKGPSTEFSTEQYFRIMQQALRMEDLIQRHVAIMDKYDENKKVALFVDEWGGWYDVEPGTNPGFLYQQNTMRDAMVAGATLNIFNNHADRVKMANLAQAVNVLQAVILTEEEKMLLTPTYHVMRMYSVHQDATLLPLAFESPVYTFNGESLPAVSASASVDEEGAVHFSLVNIDAEKVHTIELDVAALNLSKVSGEILTSAALQDHNTFEHPDKIMPKAFTKTTFKAGKIQLEVPPFSVIVLTGTK, translated from the coding sequence ATGAGATCATATTTAATAGGTGTTTTACTGGTTGTATGCTTTGGAGCCACGTCGGTTGCCGCTCAGAAAGTAGCGATTCGTGTTGCGCCACAAACGGATGCACCTCAGATTAGCCGCCATATTTACGGGCATTTTGCCGAACACCTGGGCCGTTGTATTTACGGTGGGTTCTACGTGGGAGAAGACAGTGAAATTCCTAACACTGCCGGGGTAAGAAACGATGTTGTCACGGCACTAAAGGAGCTTCAGATTCCCAATCTACGCTGGCCTGGTGGGTGCTTTGCCGATACCTACCACTGGAAAGACGGTATTGGCCCCAAAGAAGATCGCCCATCAATCCTGAATATCTGGTGGGGCAACGTCAAAGAAGACAACAGCTTTGGGACCCACGAGTTTCTCAATATGTGTGAGTTGCTCGGCACCGAGCCCTACCTTTCTGCGAATGTAGGAAGTGGTACTCCTCAGGAATTTACGGATTGGATCAAGTACACCAATCACCCTGCGGGGAGCAGCCCCATGCCTGACCTCCGAGAAGAAAATGGCAGAGAAGAACCCTGGAAGGTGAAATTCTGGGGAGTTGGCAACGAAGCCTGGGGCTGCGGAGGGAACATGCGACCTGAATATTACGCCGATCTCTACCGTCGTTTCGCCACCTTCGCCACCGATTGGAACAACTCCGATGGCCTGGTGAGAATCGCTTCCGGAGCGAGCAGCTCCGACTATAATTGGACGGAAGTCTTGATGAAAAACATTCCTCACCAGTTGATCGAAGCCATTGCTTTGCATCATTATTCGGTGATCGATTGGGGAAACAAAGGGCCCTCCACGGAATTTTCTACAGAACAGTACTTCCGCATCATGCAGCAAGCACTGCGTATGGAAGACCTTATTCAGAGGCACGTAGCAATCATGGACAAGTACGATGAAAACAAAAAAGTAGCACTCTTTGTCGATGAATGGGGGGGCTGGTACGATGTTGAGCCCGGCACCAACCCTGGCTTTTTGTACCAACAAAATACGATGCGGGATGCCATGGTTGCCGGAGCAACGCTCAATATCTTCAATAACCATGCAGACCGGGTGAAGATGGCCAATCTGGCGCAGGCGGTGAATGTCTTGCAAGCGGTCATCCTTACGGAAGAAGAAAAGATGCTCCTGACGCCAACCTACCACGTCATGCGTATGTACAGTGTTCACCAGGATGCAACCCTACTTCCGCTGGCTTTCGAATCGCCGGTGTACACCTTCAATGGAGAGTCATTGCCCGCCGTTTCGGCGTCGGCTTCTGTCGATGAAGAAGGAGCTGTACATTTTTCCCTGGTAAATATTGATGCCGAAAAAGTACATACCATTGAGTTGGATGTTGCGGCCCTCAACCTGAGCAAAGTCTCCGGCGAAATACTCACTTCGGCCGCTTTGCAGGACCATAATACGTTCGAGCATCCCGATAAAATAATGCCGAAGGCTTTCACGAAAACAACGTTCAAAGCAGGAAAAATCCAATTAGAAGTTCCTCCTTTTTCCGTCATTGTCTTAACTGGAACAAAGTAA
- a CDS encoding RagB/SusD family nutrient uptake outer membrane protein, whose translation MKNIQYKLFFLAAALIGLGACTNELEIVDPNRLSSEQYYATEAEAVAAVDAIYNALIIDGMYQRITPVYNDGRGDELKCRSPWTFLTGFSSFTLPATDGALEIFWAGHYIMVNRANQALENIPLVEGVDATLRERLLGQAYFLRALAYFNLANVHGNVPIILETPKGSESFYPSNAEVTAEKVYEQVESDLANAISRLPLNYNDVSGPDQGQVGRATKGAAESLMGTVHLYQGDYAAALPFFESVVNAGQYSLAANYADLFSQDPSVESANPGKIFWADFTTSANAEFNWGGDPNVNWRQFLALTPTYSVGDFFDFFPSAFLYNEMREELTVDGTLDPRYHATILSYEPEEGYTTAYGQDWFARGYGENDYFIKKYTNATDGADAFTAGYDYHIIRYADVLLMYAECLANTGNIPAAAQQVQVVRNRANLPDREAEFAGYNLQQFMAQIEHERIMELAVEGKRWYDLRRWGYLSGAKLEELKANDTEFNTFTPGEDELIPIAQTELDRNPNLVGNTAN comes from the coding sequence ATGAAAAACATCCAATATAAACTATTTTTTCTTGCAGCTGCCCTCATCGGGTTGGGTGCGTGTACGAACGAGCTGGAGATTGTTGATCCCAACCGTTTGTCTTCAGAACAGTATTATGCTACGGAAGCGGAGGCTGTTGCTGCCGTTGATGCCATCTACAATGCTTTGATCATTGATGGGATGTATCAGCGAATTACGCCTGTCTACAACGACGGTCGTGGCGATGAATTGAAATGCCGTAGTCCATGGACTTTCCTTACGGGGTTCAGCTCTTTCACCTTACCTGCTACGGATGGTGCTTTGGAAATCTTTTGGGCGGGACATTACATCATGGTCAACCGGGCGAATCAAGCCTTGGAAAACATTCCATTGGTGGAAGGCGTCGACGCTACCTTGCGCGAGCGCTTGCTGGGGCAGGCATACTTCCTGAGAGCTTTGGCTTACTTCAACCTGGCCAATGTTCACGGTAATGTTCCCATTATTTTGGAGACACCTAAAGGATCGGAGTCTTTCTATCCTAGCAACGCTGAAGTAACCGCAGAAAAGGTTTATGAGCAAGTTGAATCAGATTTGGCCAATGCTATTTCACGGTTGCCACTCAACTACAACGATGTTTCAGGGCCTGACCAGGGGCAAGTAGGAAGAGCGACCAAAGGTGCTGCCGAATCCCTCATGGGTACCGTTCACCTCTACCAGGGCGATTACGCAGCGGCTCTGCCTTTCTTTGAAAGTGTCGTCAATGCTGGCCAGTATTCACTTGCTGCAAATTATGCCGATCTGTTTTCACAGGATCCTTCGGTAGAGAGTGCTAATCCTGGAAAAATCTTCTGGGCAGACTTTACCACCAGTGCCAATGCAGAATTCAACTGGGGTGGTGACCCCAACGTCAACTGGCGCCAGTTTTTAGCCTTGACGCCAACCTACTCTGTGGGTGATTTCTTCGACTTTTTCCCATCTGCATTTTTGTACAATGAAATGCGTGAAGAGCTGACGGTCGATGGTACCTTGGACCCTCGTTACCATGCGACCATCCTTTCTTACGAGCCCGAAGAAGGTTACACCACGGCCTATGGGCAAGACTGGTTTGCCAGAGGTTACGGTGAAAACGATTATTTCATCAAGAAGTACACCAATGCCACTGATGGTGCCGATGCATTTACAGCGGGCTATGATTACCATATCATTCGCTATGCGGATGTGCTGTTGATGTACGCAGAGTGCTTGGCCAATACGGGCAATATTCCTGCCGCAGCGCAGCAGGTACAGGTGGTGAGAAACCGGGCCAATTTGCCGGATCGCGAAGCAGAATTTGCGGGTTACAACCTCCAACAGTTCATGGCTCAAATCGAACACGAGCGGATCATGGAACTGGCGGTAGAGGGTAAGCGCTGGTACGATCTTCGGCGTTGGGGCTACCTGAGTGGTGCAAAACTCGAAGAACTGAAGGCCAACGACACGGAGTTTAACACTTTCACGCCAGGCGAGGACGAGTTGATTCCTATCGCACAAACGGAATTAGATCGCAATCCTAACCTGGTTGGGAATACGGCGAACTAG